Part of the Labilibaculum antarcticum genome, CGCCTTTTTGTTGGCGTAGATGCTTTCTGAAAGGGAAGCCAGTCCTTTGGTCGGCACTAGGAGCAGATTCACAAAAACGCCCCAAAAACTCAGAACCAGAACAAAGGCAAAGGGACGCAATAGAGGCAAAAGTGAAATGGGATTGTCCGCAATGAGCTCCTCGTAAATCCGTTTGGAGATGTAAAAGAAGGCTGCAATTCCCCCAATGGCTCTGGCCATGTCCACCAAAAGCCGGGCATGGTCGATTCCGCCGACAATCAAAGTATCTGTAAAGGCAAAAAAATCATCTGTTGTGAGTACTTGTAAGAACATGACATTCGTTTTATTGGGTTAAAAAGGCATAAGAACTGCTATGCTGCGTCGTAAATAAATTGAAGTATTTTAGTTTGTTGTAGGTATAATCCAGTTCACCACTGAATTTGTGTACAGCCATTTTCAGATCTGTGAAAGCCTGCAGCTTCTCTCCCTGTTCGGATTCCAAAAAGTTGACCATCAGAAACTGCTCCAGCATTTCATTGGCTTCCTTTTTAAGCACTTTCTTGACTTCCCCTCCCTTTTCCAGATGATCCAAACGATCCAGATTCTCATACAAGGCAATGAATGTTTCGGTAAGGCCATAGAGGTCTTCCAACTGATCGGAACGGCTGTCGAATAATTTTTGACCGATTTCTTTTTGCCCTGCATTCAGTATTTTAATCCAGTTTGTTTCCTGGTATCTTCCCTTGAACTGGAAACGCTCCATGAGTTTTGCTGCCAGACGCATCAATCCCGTTTTTGTCTTTCCTTCCAATTCCTCAGAATCCGTTACCGGCATGGATTTCACTTTCCAGTAGTAATGCGTGAGCGGTGTTTTGATAAACAAGTGAGGCACGGGAGGCAACCACCCCTTAAAGGCAATAAAAGTGAGTGGGTAATCATTCTTCATCTGTGGGTATCTACCCTTCCATTTTTTGATGGCAACGGCTCGTCCGCTTACTATTCCTGCTGATTGAAACAGCAAAAACAGAACAAACAGAATGCCGGCTAATTTTGATTTTTTCATGGGAATCAAATTATTTGTACAAAGAGTAATACATGGCAAAGCCTTCCAGCGTATTGCTTTCATAACTTTTCAGATAGGAAGCATAAAGCAGCTTGTTGTAGAGGTAACAAATGGTTCCGTAATGCTGTTTCACATTCAGGTACACCCCATTGATAGTATCGTAGCGCTGCTTGTCATCCATCATCAGAAGATTGTCTTTCAGAATGGTAGTTAGGACGGTATTCACCAGTTGACTGCTGTCGTCCAGAATCAAATCAAAGGATTGAACGATGGCCACGGCCTGCTGATTGGTGAAGTTCTCATCCTTGATGAGCTGTGGCAATTTATGGGTATAAATGTCCGTGATCTTGCCCAGCATATTTTTGGTTTCCTGCACTCTTTTGTAGTCCTTGATCAGAGCAGATACTTTCTCCAGGCTTTCCAGCATCTTCTGGTCGATGCCCAGCATTTCTCCGGTCAGGCCTTTGATGTCTCCGTTCAAGGCTTTGATCAGCACATTGTACCAATTGATTTTGGACAGAATGCTTTTTTCCTTCGTCCAAAGGGCTTCCCTTTGGATTCCTGCTCCCACATCAGTGACGGCGGCCTGTGCAATAGCTTTTTGCGACCTGATTCCCATGAGTAGTAAAAGCACTCCCAGCACAATTAATTTTGTTTTCATCTTCTTTTCATTTTTGATTACATATTTGTTAGTATTTCAATCAGGGAATTCTCCCCGGAGAGTTTGGTCAGGATCATTTCTTTCTCCTTCTGTTCTGTGGTATAACAGAAGTATTCAGCACGACTCACCTCCAGGGCAAAGACTCTGGAATAGGAGCCCAGTGCAATGAATACCTCTTTAAGTTTCCGGTCTCCCGGTAGATTCTTATTGATGGAGAGAATTTGTTCTTTCTGAAAATCTGACAAGCCCAGAAGCTGGCTGATCTGTCCAAATTTATTTTTAAACTTGCTCATGTCCAGCAGGATTCTGGTATCTGCATTGTTGATGATGGCATCCCGGATAATGGGAGAAGAGATGATATCATCCACCTCCTGAGTCACCACCATGGCTTCCCCAAAGAACTTGCGGATGGTCTTGAAAAAGTATTTCAAATAGGCAGCCATTTGAGGAGTGGCAATTGCCTTCCAGGCTTCTTCTATGCAGATCACTTTTCTTACACCGCTGAGTCGTCTCATTTTCTGAAGAAAAATGTCCATGATGATCAGGGTGGCTACCGGAAAGATCACCGGATGGTCCTTGATGTTGTCCAGCTCAAACACCAGAAAAGGACAATTGAAAAACTCATCCGTCTTCATGGGTTTATTCAGCAGGTAATCATACTCTCCTCCCTCAAAGTATTTGCTGAGAATAAAAAAATACTCATGGCTGTTGAATTCCAGGGACTGCTTCTCCACCAAATCAGGAATGTAGTCCCTGCAAAAGCTGTAGTACCCATTGAAAGAGCGTTCCAGGCCCGGCGTTTGCAAAAAATCCGTAACCGAATGGGCAATCACGTCTTTTTCCATGTCCGAGAGCTGTTCCTTGTAGATGGTGTAAATCACCGACAGAATGGTCTGTTTGCGTTCCACGCTGAGTTCCCCTTCCAGCACAAAAGGATTAAAAGAGATGGGGCTTTCCGTTGTGAACTCCACCATCATGGCACCTCCTTGCTCTTTGAGACTCTCATTCAGGTAACGGGTCAGTATCTCATAGCTTCTGCCCACATCCAGAAGCACCACATGGCAGTTGCCGCTTTCGGCATACTGGCGCAAAAGGTGATTGGTAAAAAATGATTTCCCGGAACCTGATCCCCCAATGATGAGTTTGTTCCGGTTGTGGATCAAATGCTTTTCCATGGGTTCATCCGAAAGATCTATTTTCACCGGACAGCCCTCCTGACGATTGGAAAACTGAAGGGTAAATTCCGAATTGGAATTTCTCACTTCTCCTTCAAAATTGCACAGGCAACAGGCCTGTGGCACCTGGGTAATGAAAAGTTCCGTTTCCGGTAGCTGGGTGGAAAATGGCAAGCAGGAAAAAAACAGCAGGGGCAGATCAAAGGTATGTTGGTAGGTAAAACAGTTCATCAATGAGAAAGCAGAACTGCATTCGCTCTTATTTTGCTTGAGCCTTTTGATGGACTGATCCATCACCATCACATTGAAATGCGTTTTCACGATCTTCTCTCCCGAAGTCTGTACCGTATCCAGAAAATTTTCGATCAGTCCAGAATTGATTTTGTTTTCGGAGGAGAAACGGGACAGGCTGTAAATTTTCTTGTAATTGCTTTCCAGCATGGCTTTCACCTCTTGTTGTCCAGGCATGTAGATGAACTGGTTGGTGATGTGGGAAAACGGCAGGTGATAGGTCAGCGGATAGACAAAAGAACAGGGCAATTCCGTCCCGGGATGTCCGCCCACAGGTTTTACAAGGGAAGGAACATGAGAGTAATCACTCAGACTCAGGATTTCCACAAACTGATCCATCACCCGCAGCCGATCCCGAAAATCAATTCCGCCCAGTACGGTATTTTCCCTTTGAAAATTAAGGGTCAGGTAGGATTCTATGAGTCCCGTAGATTCTTCCGTTCCGACGGCCTGCTCCCGGCTGATAACATCACAGGAAATTCCCGATTGGGAAAACAGAGCCATCAAATTGGACCGGAGCTCCAGCGCTTTTTCACTTCGGTACTGATCTGCCTGCCTCACTTTCTGTGAGAAGATCAGAGAGGAAGACAGGTAATTTTTCAAAAGACCTTTGTTGAGCAGGCTGATGTAGAGGAAGCACTCATGTCTCAGGTAATCTCTTCCTGTAAAATGAGTACCATAGCTTTCATCCAGTTTTGATGCTTTGCTGCCAGCTGCAGACTCTTCTGCCTTAAATTTCTCCACAAAAAAGAAATCCTGTTTGTGCAAAAGGCTGTCTTGCGGCAAGAGGTTTACCACGCGCTGAAAGGTACCATGCAGCAGGTACAACTTTTCCTGACTGCAGGAGAGAAGTTCCGGCAGCTGCAGTTTCAAACCAAAACTGAGATCCATGTTGTTGGAAATTAAAAAATCTCCGTTGAAGCCCAGTACCGGCAGACTTTTTTCTATTGATTTTACATTCATGACTTAGCTTTGACAGATCCTTCTTTTCACAGAGATAAACTGAGGTAGTTTTTTGGCATGTTTCTTTTTGCTCCAGCCTTTGTGACCGTATTTTTTTTGGATTCGGTTCAGGCGATAGAGAATGACAAAAAATGAGGGGAAGCAGATGGCTACAGCAGGAAAAACACCGGCCAGTATGTACAGCAAAACAAACAGGATAAAAGTACCGATGATGGTGTACAGAGCTAAATAAACCAATTCACCTGAAAAGCCTTTCACATACAAGCTGGTGTCTATCTTTTGTATTTGATAGCTGTCCATCAGGAAAAGAAAGCCTTGATGACAACACCTACCAGAATTAAAAACAAACAGGCTCCAAACCATCCCATGATGGCTTTTTGGGTATCCTGATCCCCGCTTTGCCATTTGATGTAGACACGAACGCCTCCAATTAATCCCACCACTGCCCCAATGGCAATGATCAGATTGGATACCGGATCCACATAGGAATTGATTTCACTGGTAGCCTGATCAATTCCGGTTGCACTTTGACCCAAAACAAGCGATGCCATGCAGAGCATCCCAATCAAAAGAGCCGCGCCCTTTTGATCAATTTTCAAATTGATTTTTTTCATGGAAACTAAATTTTAGTACTTACTGTTCATATTGAATTTGATTCAAAATTTCGGAAAGAATGGATTCATCAGGCTGCAGAAAAGCATCCAGCTCGTAACCTTCATCCATGCCCATCTCTTCCTGAATGGTGACCATGGGTGAAATCCCTGACAGGGAAAGAGGTGGAATCAGTTCCGTCGTAAAATCTTTTACTGAGACCAGTATGGGCTGAAACTCCTGCCTTTGAAAATCATCTTCCGACTGATCTTCAAACTGGATCTGCTGATCCTTGAGCCTGCTTTTCAACCAGGCCAAAACCATGAATCCCAGATACCATGTAATCAAAACAAAGGCCGTGAATTTCAAAAAACCGGCCCAGCTGATGTGATCGAATCCAAACATATGCTTATCTGTTTTTGTTAAACCATCTGATAATTATTCAAAACAAAGAGAATCCCCTTTGAATCGACAGGATAAATATCTGGAATTTAAATACAGAAAACTCCCAAGTTGTTCCCAACTGGGGAGTTTTTTATTGTTTAATAAAAATCAGGTGATTTGTAGGCAATTGATCTATTTTCATCTTAATTGACCTCAAAAAATCATCTTCCATCCCAAGTTGACTTGTTAAACCACTCAACTTGCTCCTGTTTGTTTCTGTTTGCTTCTATTTATTTCTATTTGTTTGTTTGTTTGTTTGTTTGTTTTTGTTTTTCAAAAAAAGAAGAGAAAAAACGGTCAAAAAAAGAAAAGAAAGTCAATTCGCCAGCCGATGACAGGCTAAAATACAAGGCTGCCACAGCTCAATAAAAAATAGGGAACCAGCTAAAAACACAATTTACCTGTGGCACAAAGCCTGGCCTTGTATTTTAAAAGGGGGAAGCCTGCGGGGTCATCGGCTATATTGGGCTTTCTTTTTGTCTTTACTTTGACTGATTTTTAAACCAAAACAATCTCTTTAAAGCTTTGGGAAAGGAAGTGTAGGACTGGAATGAAATGCAAGGGATACTCTTACTGCGGAGTGTTCAAGGCTTGTTTGAAGAAGCCACGAAATCAGCGTCCCTAAGCTGAGCGGAACAAACAGCAGGGAAGCTGATAAAAGGCTGAGCCAAACAGGCCGACACACAGGCCTCAAGTCTTAAATATCCAGGCAGATACCATTGAGTTATCAACAAGAAAAAATTTCTTCCTTAGGGCCGGAAAAAGCAAGTGCAGAACTGGAATGAAATGCAGGGGATGCTCTTGCTGCGGAGTGTGCAAGGCTTGTTTGAAGAAGCCCTAAAATCAGCTTCCCTAAACTGAGCGAACAAACAGCAGGAAAGCTAATAAAAGGATGAGCCAAACAGGCCGGTACACAGGCCTCAATCCTTAAATATCCAAGCAGATACCAATCGAGTTGTCAACAACAAAAAACTTCTTCCTGAGGGCAGGAAAAAGCAAGTGCAGAACTGAAATGAAATGAAGGGGATGCTCTTGCTGGAGGGACAGGAAAGGCTTTTTCCGAAAAGACATGCAAATACTTACCTCACACAACGGAGGATACCTATGAGGATAATGCAAGCTGATATGAATAAAAGGAACAGGACTTTCCCGAGGGGTAAAAACTACAGCCTTTTATCTTTGGAAGTCTTCTCAAATGCAATGAGATTAAACAATTCCCGCATTCTGCTGCGAACGCGGTTCCCATAAAGTGCTTCCAGCTCTGAAGCCGATAAATTTGTAGTCAGGTGGGTCACAATTCTCTTTTGCATGAAAAGATCATAACGGCTAAGCAGGATTTCAGCCATCACATTGCATTCATTCCCATAGTACTTTTGACTTTGTTCCACACCCAGATCATCAAAACAGATGATTCCCGATGTAATCCTACCTCCTATGCTGTGCAGAAAAGTATTCCCATACCTGCTGATCACCTTGTATCCTTCCCGTTCGAACTCAAAGCTCGCTTCACGGGAAGATTTCATTTGAAATTGTCTGGCTGCAGGAAAGAACTGATTAATGAGTCTCATCAAGGAGGTTTTCCCACAGCCAACTGGTCCTGTTAATAGAATTCCTTTGTGTAAGTTAAGTCCCTTCTTTTTACAATTTAGCTCATCACCAATGGCATAAACCAGCAGTTTGTAAATCAATCCAACATCTTCCCTATGGATGGTAAAATGGGAACCAAATTGCTTCCTGCCCACCTTCTCGAGCCAATTCAGGCAGACCGGAAAATCGAACTGGTAGCTTTCCCCTTCAGCTTGGCTACATCCTCATAAGGGTTCTGAATAATCTTTGTCGAGACTGGCATTCAATCGGTTTTTTTCGTTTCTATTTTTCCTTCTTTCATTTTTAAAACTTTCCGGATTCCCTTCTTTGTTTTTGTTTGTAATGTTTATTAAAAGTGTATCAGTTGCTGTATCAGTTCCGGTATCAGTTGCGATATCAAATCTGATACAGCTAATGCGACTGCCGGAATGTAAATTGGCTGAAGGAAAATACTCAATATAAGCCCACTGATTCAATTCTTTTATGCAGCGGGCAGGTGTTTGCGGATCCCATTCTGGAGAGCCTCATCATCTGAAAGCGGTCCACCGAAAAAGGATTTCTGAAACGATTCACATTCCAAATCTGGAAGCAGGACAAATACAGACTAATGTGATAGGCAGTCATTCGTTCATCCTGTTCCAGTCTTTGAAAAAATCCATTGAGATGCCGGATGTAGTTCATCAATGAGATCTTAGACGAAATCCATTTTGCACCTGATTCTTCTCCAGCATTTTTTTGATGTCTTCAAAATTATAAAACATCACACCCCCAATTTTTGTGTAAGCGAGGGTTCCGTTGGATCTCATAGTTTGAAGGGTTCCTGTAGAAATCCCCAGTAGTTCACGCACCTCGTAAGATTTTAGCCATTTCTTGGCTGGCTGACCATGGTGCTCTTTTAGAATCGTTTTGAATTCATCCAATAGTTCGATTTTGAACTCTCTCAAATCATCTGTAGTTAAAATTTCTGTTGGCATAAGATTCTGTTTAAAATGATACAAAATAACTTACACCTCAAGTTGCAATTTTAAAAAAATATTTTTTCCCAAGATGTTCCCAACTTGGGAAAGAATTATTTGTAGAAACAGGTCTATTCTTTTTATTTTTTTTTATCAATTAATTGTCTTCGGATTCTTTCATTTTATTTAGCAGAGAATCTTTCATCAAATCAAA contains:
- a CDS encoding TraG family conjugative transposon ATPase, coding for MNVKSIEKSLPVLGFNGDFLISNNMDLSFGLKLQLPELLSCSQEKLYLLHGTFQRVVNLLPQDSLLHKQDFFFVEKFKAEESAAGSKASKLDESYGTHFTGRDYLRHECFLYISLLNKGLLKNYLSSSLIFSQKVRQADQYRSEKALELRSNLMALFSQSGISCDVISREQAVGTEESTGLIESYLTLNFQRENTVLGGIDFRDRLRVMDQFVEILSLSDYSHVPSLVKPVGGHPGTELPCSFVYPLTYHLPFSHITNQFIYMPGQQEVKAMLESNYKKIYSLSRFSSENKINSGLIENFLDTVQTSGEKIVKTHFNVMVMDQSIKRLKQNKSECSSAFSLMNCFTYQHTFDLPLLFFSCLPFSTQLPETELFITQVPQACCLCNFEGEVRNSNSEFTLQFSNRQEGCPVKIDLSDEPMEKHLIHNRNKLIIGGSGSGKSFFTNHLLRQYAESGNCHVVLLDVGRSYEILTRYLNESLKEQGGAMMVEFTTESPISFNPFVLEGELSVERKQTILSVIYTIYKEQLSDMEKDVIAHSVTDFLQTPGLERSFNGYYSFCRDYIPDLVEKQSLEFNSHEYFFILSKYFEGGEYDYLLNKPMKTDEFFNCPFLVFELDNIKDHPVIFPVATLIIMDIFLQKMRRLSGVRKVICIEEAWKAIATPQMAAYLKYFFKTIRKFFGEAMVVTQEVDDIISSPIIRDAIINNADTRILLDMSKFKNKFGQISQLLGLSDFQKEQILSINKNLPGDRKLKEVFIALGSYSRVFALEVSRAEYFCYTTEQKEKEMILTKLSGENSLIEILTNM
- a CDS encoding DUF4133 domain-containing protein produces the protein MDSYQIQKIDTSLYVKGFSGELVYLALYTIIGTFILFVLLYILAGVFPAVAICFPSFFVILYRLNRIQKKYGHKGWSKKKHAKKLPQFISVKRRICQS
- a CDS encoding DUF4134 domain-containing protein, with product MKKINLKIDQKGAALLIGMLCMASLVLGQSATGIDQATSEINSYVDPVSNLIIAIGAVVGLIGGVRVYIKWQSGDQDTQKAIMGWFGACLFLILVGVVIKAFFS
- a CDS encoding AAA family ATPase, with the protein product MGRKQFGSHFTIHREDVGLIYKLLVYAIGDELNCKKKGLNLHKGILLTGPVGCGKTSLMRLINQFFPAARQFQMKSSREASFEFEREGYKVISRYGNTFLHSIGGRITSGIICFDDLGVEQSQKYYGNECNVMAEILLSRYDLFMQKRIVTHLTTNLSASELEALYGNRVRSRMRELFNLIAFEKTSKDKRL
- a CDS encoding helix-turn-helix domain-containing protein encodes the protein MPTEILTTDDLREFKIELLDEFKTILKEHHGQPAKKWLKSYEVRELLGISTGTLQTMRSNGTLAYTKIGGVMFYNFEDIKKMLEKNQVQNGFRLRSH